AGTCCCGCCCAGTCCCgcccagttcatcccagtaaCCCCCCGTCCCTGCCTCGTTCCTCCACGTCGAGTCCCTGGACcctcccagtacctcccagtatcccccagtgcctcccagtgcctcccagttaCCTCCCATTCCGCTCCCAGTCTCCCCTGTCATCCTCCTAACTCCCAGTATcccccagtgcctcccagttaCCTCCCATTCCGCTCCCAGTCTCCCCTGTCATCCTCCTAACTCCCAGTATCCCCCAGTATcccccagtgcctcccagttaCCTCACAGTCCCCTCCCATTACCCTCCCAGTCTCCCCTGTCATCCTCCTACCTCCCAGTATcccccagttcctcccagttatctcccagtcccctcccagtcccctcccagtATCTGCATGCAATCCTctgccatcccagtgcctcccagtatcCCCCAGTATCTTCCAGTGCCTCCCAGTTAcctcccagtcccctcccagtTTCCCCCATGCCATCCTCTGCcctcccagtacctcccagtatcccccagtacctcccagtatctcccagtccctcccagtatcCCCAACCCCACCCCCATGAAGACCTCAGGCcctcccagtacctcccagtacctcccagtacctcccagtacatcccagtgccacccactGAGCCCAGTCCAATCCCCACAAAGTCCTCCAACCTTCCCAGTACTCCCAGTATCCCCAGTATCCCCCATCCCCCCATCCCTGCACCTCCGGGGAGGGGGTTGAGGgccctcccagtgcctcccagtttgaccagtgctcccagttcccCCCGAGCCGCCCACCATCGAGGGCTTGGAGTCGCCTCAGGTGAAGCTGGGGGAGACACTGAGACTGCAGTGCGTGGCCAGGGGGGGCAACCCGCCGCCCAGTTTGCACTGGGAGAAggtactgggagcactgggagggctgggagggggaactgggagcactgggagggctgggaaggggagctgggagcactgggagcactgggaaggggaaactgg
This is a stretch of genomic DNA from Meleagris gallopavo isolate NT-WF06-2002-E0010 breed Aviagen turkey brand Nicholas breeding stock unplaced genomic scaffold, Turkey_5.1 ChrUn_random_7180001846272, whole genome shotgun sequence. It encodes these proteins:
- the LOC116217616 gene encoding vegetative cell wall protein gp1-like, which produces GEALPEASSHVTEDDGDPRLSTTQVTVRPPVPASFLHVESLDPPSTSQYPPVPPSASQLPPIPLPVSPVILLTPSIPQCLPVTSHSAPSLPCHPPNSQYPPVSPSASQLPHSPLPLPSQSPLSSSYLPVSPSSSQLSPSPLPVPSQYLHAILCHPSASQYPPVSSSASQLPPSPLPVSPMPSSALPVPPSIPQYLPVSPSPSQYPQPHPHEDLRPSQYLPVPPSTSQYIPVPPTEPSPIPTKSSNLPSTPSIPSIPHPPIPAPPGRGLRALPVPPSLTSAPSSPRAAHHRGLGVASGEAGGDTETAVRGQGGQPAAQFALGEGTGSTGRAGRGNWEHWEGWEG